A window of Rhododendron vialii isolate Sample 1 chromosome 11a, ASM3025357v1 genomic DNA:
ttattCGCACCTCCTAGGCTTAATGATACCATTGAAATCATCAATGATGTTTATCTTGGCCTCTTGTGACTTCAAACCAAGTAACTTGGTGCAGTCCTGTGAAGAGAAAAGCATAAATTAATCAATGTAGGCATTTACATACACGGACTAAAGGTGGATCTACTTAACTTGATGTTTCTTCTGAACATAATTTTCCCAAATGTGGATttattttacttgtttttcaacaaaataataaGGTGGATCTACTTAAATTGATGGAGCATAACTACTCACTACAAgcaaaatggtggtggagattcaAATTCAGTAAGGAAAAGGGGTCTCTTTGGGTGAAGCAGGTGCCAAAAAAATATCCGTTGGGGAATAAGTGCTGGCTACCACATGTACCTATATATAGTTGGATAAGCTTCCAATGCATGGACAGACATTTGCAGCATTGGTGCACAAAACTTAAGCATGTGACAGACCATtcaaggaggattcaagttcaAGTTAAATTCAGGAAACTTATTAGCTTCTGGGACCACAATTGGCTGGGGGAGAACCCCTTTGAAGATGGAATTCCGAGACTGTACCTAATCTCTACTCAGAAACAGGCACTGGTATCTGACATGCTGGGGAGTGACCAACAAGTGGGATGGAACTCGAGATTTAGAAGAAACTTGTTTGTTTGGGAGGAGGATTTGCTAAGGGAGCTAAACCAGAGGTTACATGAGGTGGTTTTAGACATTTAGAGCTGATTTGCCACATGGCAGTGGAACAAGAACAACACATTTACTGTCAAGTCTGCATATGACAGATGGGAGGAACAAACCTTCGCTGAAGACAGAAGGTTAGCATCTATTTGGAAAAACTTAGGTGCCGCTAAAATAGAAATTTTCTGTTGGATGGGCAGTTCAGGGCAGAGTTCCTACTAGATCTATCTTGATAAGCAGGAATATCATTGCATTAATTCTTGCATTGCAGATTCTCATGGTGGATATGTCTGAACTCTGATATATTGAGGTGGTGGAATATCACTTGGGTATGCCCTCCCAACTCGATGGACCTCATGGAATGGTGGTTCTCTAACTCTTCTAAAAACCTGGAGAAGAAATGCTGGGAAGTTTGTTTCTTTGCAATTCTTTGGTCAATATGGATTGCAAGGAATCAAAATGACTTTTAGAAGAAAGGCTACCTATGCTTCTGAATTGGGAGACCTAGTCAAGACAAGGGTGGCCATTTGGATTAAAGCCAAGGTGGATATCAAGATCTATACCATTGCAGATTTCACGAGGAGTCTTGATGGAATTCGTTTGCTGAGGTTGCTAAGGGTTCTGTTTCTGTTGTTCCTTTATCCTAGCAGTGGCAACTTTGTGCTTCTGCCTCAAGTACTTCACTTTTTCTATCTGCTAAACCAATGTttcattggattttttttcttctatattTGGTGTGGCTTTTCCATTACTAGCATGGTCTCTcccccctcgatgtacccttgtcGAGTTTTATAATATTCACTcttttgctgagcaaaaaaacaaaacaaaaaaacaagtccTGACAAGAGATGGATTATTTTTGGGTATATTGGTTGTTTGTACACCCATAAACATTTGAGTATGCATTGTGAACCCCATAACAGCCTAAACTGGGCTTAAGCGGCTAATCACTCTAGCATATGGCAACCTAATTGTGAGCCCCTTTTAGAAATCACACTTGGTCTGTCAATGAGTATGACAAATTTGGGTGAAATAAGAAACTGTccaaatttgataaaagaaaatctTAGCCCTCATAATTTAATTTAGACGGGTTGGACTGAATTTTAAATGGCATGCAAAGTATTGTTGATTTGGTCCAGAGTCAACTCGTATAAACTAAATGCATACCTATAAATACCAAACACTGACATAGATGTCTTGCAAGTTGATAAAACCACCCAAATGCATACACTTTAATTTCAATGGTAACTTTTAACTTTCTCTTGAAGAAAGTAGATACTTACAAGAAGATGTCTTTTGAGTGAATTCCATAAAGTTGGAAGTGGCTTGCCCCGAACCACCTCACACTCTGCTTCCACTCGCAAATTCTTATATCTCACTACAACTGTCGGCAATTCTACACCAACTCTGCCAGACTCCAATAAAGTAGCAACCAATTAGCAAATCCTTCAAAAGGCAATCATGAACTGTATGTCTATATAGACTACTCCGTATTAGAGATGAAAATGAAGAACCTAGAGCACAGATAtgggttgaaatttttttgaaaggaaaatgagtaGCGTTATTCCATTGTAACAAGGTGAAAATTTATGGCCTTCGTCGCTTGACAAAGAGAACTTGGAACATCAACTCTACTGAATTGTATAAAGATGTGAGAAAGTAGACAATGAAACAAAGTATATACAGGTGATGTGCATTCAAAGATTTTTTATCCATATATCTACTTCTAGATGCGTTTGAGCCAAGTCTATAATGGCCGCTCCCGTCCTGTACAATATTTTCCACTTTGGCCGCCCAACCCCATGGACTTTCCAGTAGGTCGCCCATCCTTGCGTTGTTGCACGACTAGCATGCTTAACAGAGAAGTTCCATGGGGCTTTGTGGCTCCCTTACAGCTGATGTATTCATATTTTACTGAGGTGTCACGATAAATATGTGCACCCTCATATCAAGTCCATGACTACATGCATGAGTGTATCAGTACATCACGAAAAAAGGACTTACTTATCGATCCTTCTTCTCATTTTCTGTAGCAACCGAAGGTTGTCATCCTCAACATGTTTGATGAGTTTTTCAACAAACATGTGTCGTTCTGGCGCACCAAGCTTGGTAACGTCTATTACCCTTTTCCCATGAATACCAACTTTGTTTCCGTTATTTTCATCGAACAAAGATGATCTCAACCTCTCAAATGTAGGCAGTCTATCTATTTCAGCCCACTGTGAGGCACATTCATCATCAACAGTATCCTTTCCAGAAGACAACCCTGAGTTATTAGTGGAGCTAGAGGTCTGGCACCGGAAAGATGATCTCAAACTTTCTTCTATCTCAGCCAGCTCAATTGTTTGTGGCTCTATCTCATCATTTCCAACCAATTGAGCCATACTACACAATGGGTAGGCACTCAAACTTTATATAAAGATGTaaaagtgtatatatatgtaatattCCTTGTTcgcttatatatatacacaaatatatAATCCTTCAAGTTCCCTTGATCTACTCCCCCATTCTATCTTTAAATATGCAGGCCATCTAAATTAGTATTATTTGCAACGCCCACCATaaaaaggtgtttgaactttgactaTAATAGTTGGATGACAAGAATATTAAAGTGACAATGAAGGAAAGCAATGGTTTGCACGCTTGGTTCCCTGTAGGTTCTAAGATTGTAAATATTGTACCTAAATTTCCTATATGATATACATATGGATGACTTTTTGATATAGTATTAAGCCCCGTTCGGCTAAGGTTGTAATTtgttaagtacttatttctcgctttacgagatatgtcattctcttataatacatcatctttaattagCGGAAAGGGGCTGAGTTGCTTAATCCGTCACGAATTCTACTGGGAAATCAATGGTGACGCGGACCAAGATTCAGATGATCAACCAGGTTGTGGACTCAACCTTAATTGCATTGGCCAGCCATTGTTTTCCCGAAAAACCAATTCTGGCTAGAGTTTTGTGGGGATTTGATGTTGTTGGTCCATTACTAGTTGGTTGAAGTTTTTGCAGACACAAAATTTGTGAGCGGAATTCAACAGGTCGTCGTGCCTTCGATATTTCCGGAAGGAAATGCACAGCTAACAGTGTTCGCTTTGAACTCAACCATCCCTCCGCGCGCGATCCTGATaaatttctctccaattattattaaTCTCGTTCTTTATCTccctccactcattaccaaaaACCTCCTCAAAACCTAAAGTAAGGAGTAATAGAGTTTGATTTCCATTAATGGTGGTGTTGTCGACGGCTTGATTGAAGTCGTGAATGCATGTGACTGAGGAGATCTCTTGACTTGGCCACTGGGGTTGGTTTCCTCTTTTACAGCCCCTTTGGCTGCCCAggtgagaaaggagaaaaaaaagggagtggttTTCCTTAACAGTGggataagaaaagaaaggggtgtgAATCCATCCAAATACACTTGTGTTGGTGGGAGTCACCACCTCTCTTTAACAACTACGTAGGTTCGAGCCCCGGGAGGCACATGTGTACATGTATCTGGTGGTGCCATTAATAGGCTTTGATTCGAACCCTGTAGTTGGACCGAAGAGGGGGATTTCTCGCCGCTGTGCACCAGGTGGTACCGTGGTGACGGCCCGTCTTCCTAGACggtagctatggctcgaaccggaCATTCCACGGCGGGTTGGGAGCCCCTATGGTTACGCCCAGGGAGGAGTTGCTACGTTGGTCGCCCTCTCCCACCcttttgatgataaaaaaaaaaaaaaaaactctcactCCCATCTCCAGCAATTGGTCTCTTCTCCGGCAACTTGgaactctcttctctcttctccggcgacCGCACAGCCACTGGTCCAACGATAAAAAGACGCCGTCGTAACCCGCACGCGCTGCCGGGAGTTGAGCGAGTGAGATCTACTCTCACCCACGCTCCCCACTTGCCTCTCTCTTCTCATTTCTCACGAAATCGCGCCAAAAGTGGTGAAAAACAAAAACGGGCTTTGAGGGGCTCTCGTCTCCCGCCCttcctcaccctctctcgcctTGTGGATCATCCAAACGAGATTGAGTTCTTCCtctttcccctttcttttctcccgAAATCACTCAAACCAAACGAGCTGTTAAATTCTAGCTTCCTTTCCATTCTTTTGAGGTACATAATTTTGCTCTGTTTCTAATTGTACTCTTGCAGAGAGCGGTAAAATTGGTTTTCAGGATTAGTCAAAGTACATATAAATTAATCatttccttttcatctttccttTGGCTTTAAAAATAttgtcaatattgtatatattagcagggtgttagtatgttagtcaacaaAGAGCTCAGAAGATATTCATAATTCTGAACCTTAAACTCGCCTCTTGTGTGGCTCAAACTCCAACCTATgcttagaaggaaaaaaaaatgagataaccAACTCGCCAAATGTCGCATCCACCGAGGATGGAGTAATATTGGGTAagtattttttccaaaacattCAGTTGCCAAGTGTCGCATCTACGTTCTTCCCCGTGAAAAGTCGTTCTACAATAATAtatagggggtgtttgggagctaactttttgacttttcatttttcactttttgcctttttggctttggagattatgatcagaatgtattttgtatttggtagagtgtttggatgatatgtgcaaaatgcattttggagtaggagtagtgtttggaagatatgaaataaaaatgaattatgaattgattttttactattttgcccccGATTATTAATAATggtgtataatatatataaaaaatgttttaatcaatttttttaaaatgttctTCCGAAATTGGTTAAGTACATGAACTGAAAAGTgtcccccccccctctctctctctctctctctctctctctcaccacttCTCTGGTGAAATCACTATCTTTGTGTCTTCTCCTCCTTGCCGCCGGCGAATTAAGCCTATATACGAACGGTAAGTTTGGAGTTCTGTGTAGCACACGTCCGCTGCGTATCATTTAACCAACTTCACACCTCTAACTTTCCCCTAATCACCATTTTCGTCTCTCTTTGGATTCGAAACCTCAAGCAAAATACAACAATCTAACCATAGGAATCACATACAAAGTGATAATTATAAATGAACTCAAATTCATCTCCAATAATTGTAAATATTAGCGACTGATTGGagtttgattaatttttttacagTTTCGATTTGGTTTCTGAGACCCAACGAGTGGGTTTTCCGAtctatttgttctttttcaGTTTTCATCTGATTTTCTAATTCCGAGTACAAACCCCACCACTCTAATTTATCTCCAGAAATTTGACGTCTGCATCAATTTTCTTGGTGCtttgataattttttggttcaaagTGAGGGTTTGTAgacagaaaacaaaagaaaaatggaagggGAACACAAGAAGCTGTGGTAGAGGAGTGAGTTCAAAACGATGGCAAAGTGGGAATTATCTCAAAAGAGAGAGGGTAGGGTTGTCTTTCTGCCATGGCTGGATttcaaaatgggaaaatgggaATTGAAAAAGCTCCTAAACACAGATTCTCTGTTTTATTTTAGAAACAAGAAATTCGAAAATCCATTTcatccaaaacccatttttcctttaattgccaaacacccaaaacccaaaaattagaattgaaaaatgtaaaaacagGCCATCCAAACACCCCCATAGTATGATGATAGCATAGTTAGCATgtaatggagaggattcaaatCCCTAACTAAATTGGTGTTCCACTAAGACTTTTAGAAAAAGTCtaattttattcttatttgaattttttttgcatttattttttttgtaccaagTCATTCTACGCTGTTTTGCTGCTTTGCTGCTTCTACTGTCCTAGCCAACAAGAGCTCCGTTTGGTTGCTTAAATTTATGCAATTTCACAATATACCCACAAAACATAACACGGTGTTCATAAGAGAAAAACCCTAACATGACTCCCGCCAAAACCATCAATTCCAACCCCGCCAAAACCATTGACTCCTGCCAAAACCGTAACTCCTGCTGCTCTCGCCAAAATCGTTTCTCCTCCTCCCTCATGCTCCTGTTGCTGCTTCTCCATCTTCTATTCCTTCTACCTCTGATCAAACCTCCACCGCCGAAGGTCTCCGAAACCGTTCCAAAAGGTATGCGTCTCATCCttcatcaatatgattttgCAAACTGAGGATGATCAATAGAGAAAACAGGGGTTTGGAGTATGCGTGTGAAAGTTAGTGGTCATAAACATTAGTTTATTTGAGTGTGTTactcttaaaaaattagaaaagaaaaggcacttggttttgctttggttcTAAAAAATTAATCTATAGACCGAAGCATTAGGAAGCACTAATCTTGGTTTTGCTgttctaaaaaaatagttacTGTTGACCCATATGACTTTTGTATTAATTAATTGCAGATTTTGGTACTTATTTATTGTTCGAATGGAGGACGGTAGAGTTGAGGGGCCTGTAGAACATAGTGAAGAATTATTAAAGGAATGTACACCATGTATTGATATGGAGTTTGATTCTGAGCCTGCTGCATTTCGGTTCTATAACGAATATGGAAGGATTATAGGGTTTAGTACTCGTAGAGACTACCATAACAAAAGCAGATTGGATGGTATGATGATTAACAGAAAATTTGTTTGTAGTAAGGAGGGAGTAAAAGATAACCGAAGTTCAGCATGAGCTAGAAAGGACACAAGAACTAACTGCAATGCATTTATGTACATATCGCTTGATCGAACATCATCAAAATGGAGAGTgacgaattttgatgattcccACAATCACTTGTTGCATACTCCTGAAACTGTTCATATGATGAGAACTCAAAGAAAATTGTGTGAGTCCCAAGCTATAAGTGTTGAAATTGCTGAGGCTACTGGGTTACCTCTTAAGTTGTCACATGATCTCATTAGTGCCCAATCAAGAGGGAAGGAATTTGTTGGGTTCATGCGAGAGGATCTTAAAAGTCACTTGCGTTCTagaagagggagggatttgcaATATGGTGAAGCAGGAATTTTGttcaaatattttcagaaacaaACCATTGATAATCCTTACTTCTTTCACACAATGCAATTGGATGTAGATGAGATGATAAGCAACATCTTTTGGGCTGACCATCAGATGATTACAGATTATGGTCTATTCGGGGATACATTGTCTTTTGACACGACTTTTCGGACTAATAAAGAGTGTTGACCATTGGCTATTTTTACCGGCTTTAACCATTATCGCATGACGGTGATTTTTGGTGTAGCATTGATGTATGATGAAACAACCCCATCATTTGTGTGGttatttgaaacttttttgaAAGCAATGTCGGGGAAGAAGCCTTTCACCTTTTTCACGGATCAAGATCAAGCAATGGCTAGCGCGCTATTTGAAGTTATGCCAAATGTGAAACACGGCTTGTGTACTTTCCACCTTAATCAAAATGCAATGAAGCACTTAGGCTACTTGGGTGATGATTTTTCTGCATTTAGTAATGATTTCAATGCTTGCATGTTTGGTTATGAAGAGGAAACGGAACTAATTGAAGCTTGGAAATCTTTGGTTAAAAATTTTAAGTTGGAGGATAATGCTTGGGTGGCGAAAACTTGGGATCTTAGAGAGAAGTGGGCACATGTGCATATGAAGTGGTCTTACAATGCAGGAATGAGAAGCACTCAACTAAGTGAGAGCATGAATGCCAAATTGAAGAGACACTTGAAGTCCAACCTTAACCTTGgtcttttttttacatattttgaTCAAGCTGTTTGTGACAAGCGgtacaaagaaaaacaagcGACATTCGACTCGAGAGAAAAGATGGTTAGAGTAAACTTTCCGAATTGCCCGATGTTACTTCAGGCTGCAAAAGTTTATACTCCTCCACTCTTCGACTTGTTCCACAAAGAGTTTGACATAAGCACTGGTTGT
This region includes:
- the LOC131307066 gene encoding protein FAR1-RELATED SEQUENCE 5-like — protein: MYISLDRTSSKWRVTNFDDSHNHLLHTPETVHMMRTQRKLCESQAISVEIAEATGLPLKLSHDLISAQSRGKEFVGFMREDLKSHLRSRRGRDLQYGEAGILFKYFQKQTIDNPYFFHTMQLDVDEMISNIFWADHQMITDYGLFGDTLSFDTTFRTNKEC